The DNA window CGAGATATTCGACTTACACAAAAAAACGCTAGGTTATCGCAGATTAACCAATGAGTTACGCAAAGAAGGCTTTGATGTTGGTCATTACAAAATATGGCGTTTAATGTCACGCTTAGGCTTGCAAGCCCGCTACCCAAGACGATTCAAGGTAACTACTGATAGTAAGCATAATTTTAATATTGCAGATAACTTGTTAGAGCGTAAATTCGATGTTCAGCAGCCCAATAAATATTGGACAACTGATATCACCTACGTTTGGACGCTTGAAGGTTGGATGTATTTAGCCGTTGTAATGGATTTATATTCAAGGCAAATCATTGGATGGAGTATTGCCGACAACATGAAAACAGAAATGTGTTTGCAGGCGCTACAGATGGCTTACTGGCGACGAAAACCCAATGCTGGAGTTATGCATCATTCAGATAGAGGCAGCCAATACGCAAGCGGCAAGTACCAGGAAATGCTTTCGAAAATGGAGATGATACCCAGCATGAGCGGCAAAGGTGAGTGTTGGGATAATGCACCAACAGAGCGATTTTTTAGAAGCTTCAAACACGAGCATATGCATTACTATCGCTTGAAAACAAAGAAAGACGCTGAACGCTGTATTTTGGATTACCTTGCTTATTACAACAGCAAGCGGCCACATACAACATTGGGGTATTTATCACCGATGGAATTTGAGCAGCAGATATTAAGAAAAGTAGCTTAAGCAAGTGTCCGATTTGAGTTGACCATTACATACCTTGCTTAAATTAACTAAGGTGCCCTTTCCGGTTTACAAAACTTTGCTCATTGCCACGGCAAGTGTACTCACTATAAACGCATTATTCATGTTCTTGTTAGCACCACAGCAAGGCGTTGAGTATATTGGTTCAAGTACCATTTTATTGTCGCTCTGGGGAGATTATTCCCTGACACAGGAAGCCTTGTATTACCTGCTGACGGTAACGCTGAAATATTTCAGTATGTTCCCAATTGCCTTGGTATTTGTGTTTACAACACATCCGACAGAGTTTGCCGCGAGTTTAAACCGACTCGGTGTACCCTACAAAATTGCCTATGCGGTAAGTTTAACGCTACGCTATTTACCTGATGTGAAGAATGATTTTGTTAATATCATGCATGCACAGCAAGCACGTGGCGTGGATTTATCAAAGAATGTATCTGTACTGTCGCGTATTAAAAATGTGGCCAAGATCTTAGGGCCATTAATTTTCTCAAGCCTAGATCGCGCAGACGAGATTTCGAATGCGATGACATTACGTGGTTTTGGTCATAACAAGATGCGTACGTGGTACAGCTTAAAACCAATGACTAAGCAAGATTACGCAGTGATGGGGCTAATTAC is part of the Moritella viscosa genome and encodes:
- a CDS encoding transposase, IS3 family produces the protein MDVSPSAFYHWLSNKASPNRDVALEIKATEIFDLHKKTLGYRRLTNELRKEGFDVGHYKIWRLMSRLGLQARYPRRFKVTTDSKHNFNIADNLLERKFDVQQPNKYWTTDITYVWTLEGWMYLAVVMDLYSRQIIGWSIADNMKTEMCLQALQMAYWRRKPNAGVMHHSDRGSQYASGKYQEMLSKMEMIPSMSGKGECWDNAPTERFFRSFKHEHMHYYRLKTKKDAERCILDYLAYYNSKRPHTTLGYLSPMEFEQQILRKVA